In the Sarcophilus harrisii chromosome 1, mSarHar1.11, whole genome shotgun sequence genome, one interval contains:
- the NME3 gene encoding nucleoside diphosphate kinase 3 yields the protein MPPGPAPLPGVLAPALALAPAAASAAAAAAIMICLVLTIFANIFPSAWTGLNERTFLAIKPDGFQRRLVGEIIERFEKKGFKLVGLKLVQASEDLLREHYAALRDRPFYSRLVQYMSSGPVVAMVWQGLDVVRSSRALIGATNPAESSPGTIRGDFCVEVGKNVIHGSDSVESARREIALWFHADELLCWEDSADRWLYE from the exons ATGCCACCCGGTCCCGCCCCTCTCCCGGGCGTGCTCGCGCCCGCGCTCGCGCTCGCGCCCGCCGCCGCCtccgcagccgccgccgccgccatcaTGATCTGCCTGGTGCTGACCATCTTCGCCAACATCTTCCCCTCAG CCTGGACCGGTCTGAATGAACGGACCTTCCTGGCCATCAAGCCTGACGGATTCCAGCGACGCCTGGTGGGAGAGATCATTGAGCGCTTCGAGAAGAAGGGCTTCAAGCTGGTGGGGCTGAAGCTGGTGCAG GCCTCGGAGGACCTCCTGAGGGAGCACTACGCGGCGTTGCGGGACCGGCCCTTCTACAGCCGCTTGGTCCAGTACATGAGCTCGGGCCCCGTGGTTGCCATG GTGTGGCAGGGGCTGGACGTAGTGCGCTCTTCCCGCGCCCTCATCGGAGCAACCAATCCTGCGGAGTCCTCGCCGGGCACCATCCGAGGAGATTTCTGTGTCGAAGTCGGCAA AAACGTTATTCATGGCAGTGACTCAGTGGAGAGTGCCCGCCGGGAGATTGCCCTCTGGTTCCATGCAGATGAGCTGCTCTGCTGGGAAGACAGTGCAGATCGATGGTTGTACGAGTAG